The nucleotide window AACCTGCGACCCTCTGCTTGCAAAGCAGATGCTCTCCCAACTGAGCTACAGCCCCCTTCTTGGGATCGACTACTTTAGAATACGCTTCTAAGGTTGTCTAGTGGGCACACCAAGATTCGAACTTGGGACCTCGTCGTTATCAGCGACGCGCTCTAACCAACTGAGCTATGTGCCCCCTTGTTGAGACCATTGCCTCAACGGGAAGTAGCAAATTCTAGCGAGGCTTACCAATCTGTCAAACGGGGGTTTGCCGAAAAGTGTAAGAACCGCTCGATTATTCTTCGCGTATAGGTAAGGTTCTGGGGTAAAGGACCCGAAAACACGGGGAATGTTCGCGGAAAACGCCCATATCAGGTTTAAAAAAACTGAGGGTGAATTCATTCGCCCTTTTGTAGATAATCTGGCTTAGCTATCGCATGCAATGAACGAGTTGCTGTCAGCTTTTGCGACACTATTTAGAGACAAGGATGTGTGGAATGAAGAGTCATACGGCTCGATGGGCGATGGCCCTGGGGTTGGCGGCTTTAAGTGGGGGGGCTGCATTTGCGGCAGGACCGACCGCAGAACAAGCCCTGAAGTTGCAGCCTATTCAACCGGATGTCGAGTTCCAACGGCCCGGTGCAGAACAAATTGCTCAGTGTACGATTGCCGCTGAAAAGATCGGCAATGCCACCGGCTGGGTTGTCACCGGTGCTAATGGCGAGCGTTTACGTGTGTTTCTCGACACGAACGACGACAAAAAGGTCGATCAGTGGTCGTATTTTAAAGATGGCGTCGAAGTCTATCGCGACGTCGATAGCGACTTCAACGGTAAAGCCGACCAGTATCGCTGGCTGGGGATGGCTGGAACCCGCTGGGGTGTCGATGTTGACGAAGATGGCAAAATAGATGGGTGGAAGATGATTTCCGCCGAAGAAGTCTCGTCGGAACTGGTCGAAGCCGCCAAAACTGGCGATGTCGATCGCTTTCTCTCGCTGATTCCTACCCAGGAAGAGCTCAAATCGCTCGGTTTGACCGGTCAGCGGGCCAAAGACATTACCGATAAGGTCGCCAACAGCGAAGAAGCGTTCGTCGCTTGGGCCCGCGCCCAGAAGGCGATTGATAAGAGCACCAATTGGGTTCACTTTGGGGCTACCCGGCCAGGCATCGTACCGGCGGGCACCGAAGGGGTTTCTCAAGATCTGATTGTTTACGAAAACGCGATCGCCGTACTCGAAACCGACGGACAGCATGGTCAGGTCGAACTGGGAACGTTGGTCCGGATTGGTGATACTTGGCGTTTAATCGGTGCCCCGAGCGGTAGCGCTGGTTCCGCTGACGTGGCGACAGCCCCTCAGGGTTCGTTTTTCTCGGTTAGCTACAACGGTGCTTCGTCTGCCGTGCCTGGTAATGTGGGCATGGGGGCTGAAATGCAGCAGTTGTTGGATCAGCTGGAAAAGATCGACCAGCAAATGGCCCAAGCGACCAGCCCGCAGCAGCGCGAACAATTGGCGATGCAGCGAATCGATGTCATTAAAAAGGTGATCGGGGCCGCCAAAGATCCGGAAATGCGTGAGAACTGGATCAAGCAATTGGCCGACGCCCTGAGTGGTGGGATTCAAACAGGCGAACTGACCCAGGGAATTGGTCAGCTACAGGCCCTAGCCGACGATATCGAGAAGCAAGTGCCTAAGTCTGACTTGGCAGCTTATGTTCGCTTCCGTGAAATGAGTGCGGCCTATACGCAGCAGTTCACCGATCCGAAGGCCGATTACACCAAGATTCAGGAAGCCTGGCTCGGAAAGCTGGAAGGCTTCATCGACACCTACCCCAAAAGTGCCGATGCTGCCGAAGCGATGATGCAGTTGGCAATCGCGCACGAATTTGCGGGTGAGGAAGAGGATGCCAAAAAGTGGTATGCCCGCATCCGCAGCGACTTTTCTGGCAGCACGCTAGGTGACAAAGCCGAAGGGGCAATCCGCCGCTTAGACGCCGTGGGCAAGCCGTACGTCCTGCGGGGCACGACGGTCGACGGTAAGAAGTTGGACACGTCTACCCTCAAGGGAAAGGTCGTGCTGATTCAATACTGGGCCACCTGGTGCGAGCCGTGCATTGAAGACATGAAGACGATTCGCGAACTCCAGGCCAAATATGGGGCGCGTGGTTTTCAGCCGGTTGGTGTTAGTCTCGATTCAGGCGAAGCGGAAGTACGTCAATTTCTGACGGCCAATCGTTTGCCCTGGCCGCAACTGTACGAAGATGGCGGCCTCGACAGTCCGTATGCCCTGGATATGGGCGTGCTGACGCTGCCAACGATGATTTTGATCGGCAAAGACGGGACAGTGATTAGCCGTGGCTTGCACATCTCGCAATTGGATGACGAGCTCGGCAAGTTGATCAAATAGTTTTGGTCGATGAATGTCGATAACAACTTAAGGGCACTTCTCGTGGTTCGGGATGTGCCCTTTTTCGTTGTGCGAAGCAGCGGATTCCTCTGGTGGGAATGCCTCGACTTTAGTAAAACCTGGCCTTCTCGAAAGGAATTCGAAGAATACTTCCAAGGATTGGAAAGCGGATGTTTCCATTTTACGTGCCACTACAAGTTTGGTGGTTTGCGGCTCTGATCTATTTGTGTGCGATTGCTAGTGTGGCGTGGTTGCGTTTTGCCCGCGACGCTCACAATCAGCAATTGGCTCAGGTTTGCTCGGTGACTTGCTTCCTGGTAATGACCGTTCACCTGGTCCACGAAATCACCAGCGGCTCAGGCTTCTGGCTGGCCGGGGCGATTGTCTTTGTCGTGCTAGCCGTGCTGTGTGTCTTCGAGCCGAGGCCCACTCAGCCGACGCGGCATATCTAAGTGAGAAGTCGAATCAACGAGCGTGATGGCACACAGGGAATCTACTGGGGCCAGCTTGACTGTAAACCTTCTCCCCTCGGGTGCCCCGAGCATCTTGTTCGGGTGAGACTATTTACCCGGTTGCTGCTTCACTGGGCTTTTGCCGCTGGCAAGCGTGCCGCAAACTCGGGTGCGTCGAGACGGCACCTAGCGATGGTTCGCATCGCGACTAAAGCCCCCCTTCCCTGCTCTGGATTAGAAAGCGGGAGTGCGATGGGCGGCGATTTGTCGCGTTTTTTCGAGTGCTTTTTGCAGCGAAGCTTCTAGGGCTGGGCCTCCCCATTCGTCGTTTTCAGCCGCGACGATTTCGATATCGGTAATGCCGATAAAGCCGAACACGGTGCGTAAGTGCGGATCGAGGTGGTTCATCGCTTCGTTAGGGCCGCCTGGTTCGTAGCCGCCGTCTCCTCGCGAGATCAAAGCGATCATGCGTTTTCCCTTTACCAGCGATGTATAAGGGGAATCTCGTTGCTGGGGATCAAAAGCGAATGTGCGACCAATCCGCACGATTTGGTCAACGTAGGCTTTGAAGCCGCTCGGCATGCCGAAATTGTAAAACGGTATTCCGGCCACAATCAGGTCGGCCGCCAGTAGTTCGTCTACCAACTCATCGCTCTGGCGTAACGCGGCTTGCATGTTAGCGGTCCTGGATTCGGCAGGAGTGAACGCGGCCGCTATCCATTCTTCGCTGACATGAGGGAGCGGGTTCAGGCCCAAGTCTCGATAGGTAACCGTATCGTGCGGGCTGCAAGCTCGCCACTTTTCAATAAACGAAGCGGTAAGTTGGCGTGTGTGAGAGCGGGCCTGGCGTGGGCTGGAATCAATGTGTAGCAGATGCATCGAGGTACCTCCGAAGTAGCGGTTGAATTTGCTTTCATACTCCGGGGCTGATCGTGATCGAGCAACTGGGAACAAATTTGTGGGGTACTTACTTTTCAGGACGACTATGCGAATATGGCCTTATGGACACCACCGATATTTTTGAAAAGTGCCTGGGCTGCCGTTACATGGTCGCTTTGATGCGCCGAATCGGCGAAGGTATTCAACGGCCAGGCCAGCTAGAAAGGGCCCTGGAAGACATTTCCGCGAAAGTGCTTTCCGAGCGACTCAAGCGGCTGGTTGAATATCGAATCGTCGAGAGAACGAACTTCCCCGAGATTCCGCCACGGGTTGAATACCGCTTAACACCCTTCGGCCAACGCTTGTTAGCAATCGTTGACGAAGTCGAGCAGCTGCATGCTATCGCGTCTCAGCAAGCAGATTAGCTGGCGATACGGTTTCTAGCTCAAGCTCTAGGTATTGCCGCTTTATCGGCACCTGCACGGCGGCAGCGATTCAACCACCCTGGTAACCGCTGCACACTCTATTAAACCGGTGAACCCCAAAACTCTGCCTGAAGACCTGTTCCCGGCTCAGTCAACCGGGATGGAAGTTACAGAAACGGCGAGTAGCAGAAATGGATTTTTGGGGTCAGGCCAATGGCCAGCAGGCCTCGCCCTGGCAGAGTCGCTCGGGTTATTTCGACTCTAGTTTGAAGTCAAAGGTGTTATCGCCTGGCTTCACGTCTGCCTCTAATTCGGTCTTGGTGTTATACCGGGCCGGAATTTTGGGCTTTTTGGATTTGGCGGGACGTTTGACCTGGGGGGTGTCCTCGTCTGTTTCCTCTTCGTCCTCATCTTCCGCTTCTTCGCTCGGGGCGATTTCAACGCGGTTGTGTCCCAGCTTGGTTCCTCGCGTATCGCGAATATAGATCAGCTCGTATTTCCCTTCGGCGTCTGTAAGGCCCCGGGCCGGGCGACCACTGTCGGGGTAAAACACAATCGCCGTGTCACTCAGCGGCTTTCCATCCAGCGTGACGGTTCCGGTTACTTGGCCGAGGTCTGGTTGATCGCTCGTCCCGCCGCAGCCGGTTACGCTGAGAAAGATGACCGATAAGGCTATCGTCCAGCAGCCAGCTTGTATCGATTTCACTAGAGAACTCGCAGAATGTGTATTGAATGATTATCGAGAATTCAGTCAGCAACCGCGCCGCTGCAAGGTGTGCGGCGGCGCTGGTTCATTTCCGCAGACTTTTAAGGATTAGTAATCCTTCAGGACTTCGCCACCTGCACGGGTGCTAACGCCCTGGTAGGTCTTCATGTCCATGTTTTCCGAAAGGAAGCGAACGCTGCCGTCTCCCATGCAGAAGTTGGCTCCGCCTGGGTGCCAGCTACCGGCTGCCTCTTCGCTGCCGCCGTTGATCGGGTCGTTGCCTTCCGCTGCGATTAAGTATTCCGTCATCTCGCTGGGCGGATTGCCGTCAGCACCACCAGAGAACACGGCACGTCGGTCGCAGCCAGATGAGAAATGGCCCATTGTGTCGCCGCCTGAATCAGGGACTTCACTAACGACGATCGTGTTGGACAAACCGTCTTTCACGTCTGCAAACCGGGTTTTGCTGTCTACGTAGAAAATGCCGTCCCCATTCATGCAGCCCCACTCATTCGTCATCATATCGGAGAGAGTCGAAATGCTCCCGCCTTTGCAGTTGTCACCAGAAGCACCGATATGAGTACCCATGTTGCCATTGTAATTGGACGGCTGGTACCCATTTTTTTGCGCGCCATTGGTGACATCGGGCTGCGAAGGACACCATAGCATGTTGATAATGGTTGCTTTCAGGATCTGAGTTCTGCCGGTGTTTTGATCGCCTTTTTCGTTACCGAATCCATCGGGCCCGGTGATCGCATCGGACAATGTCTTTTGTTCGATGAATGGCAAAATACTTGCCTGCCACGTCCAGCCGTGACCGTAGTACTTGGTGCCCGCCGAATTCACCATTCCGTAATTGCCGGAAGGGTATTTGTTGTAAGTGCCGTGATAGTTGTGCAGCGCCAAACCGATCTGCTTCAAGTTATTCTGGCACTGCATTCTGCGAGCCGCTTCACGTGCTTGTTGCACAGCCGGCAAGAGCAGCGAAATAAGGACACCAATGATCGCGATAACCACCAGCAATTCAACGAGGGTGAAACCACTCCGGGTAACCAATGTTTTACGCACTACAAATACCTATTCAGCACATGAATGGGAAGCCTGGACACGCCTCGTTCTCCGTGAAAGAGGGGATGCACCAAGCTATTAGTCGCTGTTAAAAATTGCGAAGGTAACCACCGACAAGATGCTTACCCTAGAAAGTATTTGGCAAAGTCTAGCCAGTGCTATCGCCGGTGCGGAAGTGCTAACAACCGCCTCTTGCGTGAATTCATAAAACCTTCATTTAACGCAACGCAAACTGCGTTAACCCGCTGTTTCGGCGGGGGCACTGCTTAATGAAACCGCTCTGTGTGCCACGGTGCCTCTGGCCGGTGTCTTAGGAAGCAGGGACATCGTCAGCCCGAAATTCAGTAGCCAGGAGTTCGATTGTTTGCTGCGTCCGGGGAGTCGGTTAGCAACTTTCTCTCGCGGTTGTAGGGTTCTACGAAACGACACCGTAGCCCAACCCGGGCAAGATGCCCGGGGCACCCGGCGGATAGAGGCATGGGCAGAAGACGAATCGCTTGGGTAGCTCAAGCTTCTTCCTACGGGGGCCAACGGGCATCTTGCCTGGGTGGGCCGGTTAACCTGTTTTGCTAATTCGCTGGGCAATCGTCGCTGGCAAGCAAGCGTGCCGGCAAATTCTGGTGCTTCGAGGGAGCACTCTGCGGTTGTTGGGCACTCTCCGTCAAAGTTTGCAACGGACAGATACCGCCAGTAGACTCTTGCGTATTGGTATAGCCAGTTCAATATTGAACGTTATTGAGGTCTGCGCCACCAATCCAAGAGGGGCGACCAACGGAAGCCCCAGATTCGTGGCAAATCGGTCTGCTGCGATGTTAGATTGCGTGCGCAGACATCAATAAACGGATTTGTCTATTTTCTTTCGCAGGGGTTCTTTTATGCCGTCAATCCGCCTATCGCTCGTTAGTTTCCTCTTACTTGCTTTCGCTGCGGTGGCCTGGGGGGAAGATGCCGCAGCGGACCCGCGCGAGACACTCGCGACCGCCATCCCTGAAGGAATTCGCCTTCTGGAAGCGGAGCAGTACGAAGAGTTCCTGACAAAGTTTGTGAGCCCTGCGGATCTTAAAATGATCACGGCTCGCAAATCCATGGATGAATTCGTCAATAGCTTTAACGAGCGAAAAGCCGCACGAGTACTCAAAGCCCTTAAGGCTATCGAAGGAACCAAGCCCAAACTGGATGCCGCAGGGACGAAGGCCAACTTCGTTTTCAAGCAGGAAATCGACGGCAAGAAATCGTTGACCTTCGTAAAGGTCGACAAATACTGGTATCTCAGCAACACATAAGGCGAGTAGCAACTATCTACGGAACCCTTTCCGTGAAATGGCTCAATTCTGCCCTATGAAATCGGCCAGGTGGCGCTGCCTAATGAAACTTCCCGGTGTGCCACGGTGCCTCTGGCCCGTGTCTTAGGGAGCTGGACTATGGCCAGCCAGTGAGCAAGCTGTGGGGAGTTCAATTGATTACTGCGTCTCGGGAATCTGTTGCCTGCTGCAGTAATAGGGGGCTCGGAATCAAAACCGTAGCCAGCCCAGGCAAGATGCCCGGGGCACCCGGCGCAGGATTTCAATTTGAAGGAGGTCGTGATTAGACAATGACACCCATTCCAAGAATTCAAGATTCATTTCCTTCTGCTTCTCATACCGATATCACAAAGTTTGAAAAGCAATTCAAACTGCAAATCCCTTTGTCTTACCGCAACTTTCTGATGACTACCAATGGAGGCAGCTTTCCTGTTGATGTCTGCTTTGGCCCTTATAAAGCCGAATTGGGTATTCGTCTGTTCTATTCTCTCAACGCAACATTCGACTATCTGGATCTTGGGGCTAGAAGAAAAGTCTATTCGTGGAAGCTCCCTAAATCGATGCTAGTTATCGCAGATGATGGCTTAGGGAATCCGATTTGTATCAATCTCAAGAGTCCCAGCGCTGAGGTCTGCCTTTATAACCACGAACAAGGGGATATCGAATCTGTCTGCACAGACTTTGAACAATTTCTTGCGGGGCTCCACTATCCGCTGGATCCGGCAATCCAGCTTTGGAGTGAGACGGTAGAGCCCTTTTTATCAATCGAACAAGGGAACATGAGTCGAGTCTCCCAAATTTCATTCGACGAAACTGCATTAACGAATGAAGATGGTTACACGCTTCTCGGCTGGGCAGCAGCTTCGCGGCAGCCAGAAGTTGTGGAGTTTCTTCTTGATCTTGGAGCCGATATCCAGGACGGAGCGGGCGATGCGATGACCCCGCTCATGCTGGCAAGTCGCGCTGGGGCCTTGGATGTAGTCCGCATCTTGTTAGATCGTGGAGCCAAGTTAGATGAAAAGGATT belongs to Bremerella cremea and includes:
- a CDS encoding redoxin family protein, producing the protein MKSHTARWAMALGLAALSGGAAFAAGPTAEQALKLQPIQPDVEFQRPGAEQIAQCTIAAEKIGNATGWVVTGANGERLRVFLDTNDDKKVDQWSYFKDGVEVYRDVDSDFNGKADQYRWLGMAGTRWGVDVDEDGKIDGWKMISAEEVSSELVEAAKTGDVDRFLSLIPTQEELKSLGLTGQRAKDITDKVANSEEAFVAWARAQKAIDKSTNWVHFGATRPGIVPAGTEGVSQDLIVYENAIAVLETDGQHGQVELGTLVRIGDTWRLIGAPSGSAGSADVATAPQGSFFSVSYNGASSAVPGNVGMGAEMQQLLDQLEKIDQQMAQATSPQQREQLAMQRIDVIKKVIGAAKDPEMRENWIKQLADALSGGIQTGELTQGIGQLQALADDIEKQVPKSDLAAYVRFREMSAAYTQQFTDPKADYTKIQEAWLGKLEGFIDTYPKSADAAEAMMQLAIAHEFAGEEEDAKKWYARIRSDFSGSTLGDKAEGAIRRLDAVGKPYVLRGTTVDGKKLDTSTLKGKVVLIQYWATWCEPCIEDMKTIRELQAKYGARGFQPVGVSLDSGEAEVRQFLTANRLPWPQLYEDGGLDSPYALDMGVLTLPTMILIGKDGTVISRGLHISQLDDELGKLIK
- a CDS encoding FMN-dependent NADH-azoreductase, with protein sequence MHLLHIDSSPRQARSHTRQLTASFIEKWRACSPHDTVTYRDLGLNPLPHVSEEWIAAAFTPAESRTANMQAALRQSDELVDELLAADLIVAGIPFYNFGMPSGFKAYVDQIVRIGRTFAFDPQQRDSPYTSLVKGKRMIALISRGDGGYEPGGPNEAMNHLDPHLRTVFGFIGITDIEIVAAENDEWGGPALEASLQKALEKTRQIAAHRTPAF
- a CDS encoding winged helix-turn-helix transcriptional regulator, whose amino-acid sequence is MDTTDIFEKCLGCRYMVALMRRIGEGIQRPGQLERALEDISAKVLSERLKRLVEYRIVERTNFPEIPPRVEYRLTPFGQRLLAIVDEVEQLHAIASQQAD
- a CDS encoding DUF1559 domain-containing protein, translated to MRKTLVTRSGFTLVELLVVIAIIGVLISLLLPAVQQAREAARRMQCQNNLKQIGLALHNYHGTYNKYPSGNYGMVNSAGTKYYGHGWTWQASILPFIEQKTLSDAITGPDGFGNEKGDQNTGRTQILKATIINMLWCPSQPDVTNGAQKNGYQPSNYNGNMGTHIGASGDNCKGGSISTLSDMMTNEWGCMNGDGIFYVDSKTRFADVKDGLSNTIVVSEVPDSGGDTMGHFSSGCDRRAVFSGGADGNPPSEMTEYLIAAEGNDPINGGSEEAAGSWHPGGANFCMGDGSVRFLSENMDMKTYQGVSTRAGGEVLKDY
- a CDS encoding ankyrin repeat domain-containing protein — protein: MTPIPRIQDSFPSASHTDITKFEKQFKLQIPLSYRNFLMTTNGGSFPVDVCFGPYKAELGIRLFYSLNATFDYLDLGARRKVYSWKLPKSMLVIADDGLGNPICINLKSPSAEVCLYNHEQGDIESVCTDFEQFLAGLHYPLDPAIQLWSETVEPFLSIEQGNMSRVSQISFDETALTNEDGYTLLGWAAASRQPEVVEFLLDLGADIQDGAGDAMTPLMLASRAGALDVVRILLDRGAKLDEKDSVGKTALLHALSSRQTRAARYLIERGADTRVQDKNGNSPIDYCEDGSARTYILPLL